From a single Arcobacter sp. CECT 8986 genomic region:
- a CDS encoding phosphoribosyltransferase yields MGIDLNKRQVIYNSNHQKRVDTSIHVKSNWKRKNTVLTAALLKRRRTKDNLDGNPLIYALKNINGYTIDKKNLSPIIKSALKNLNTALNQKEYDLIVCIPSSGFIVKKLGQSVKKRIPQTKISNYVLQKCTNKDIIQSINLSLISNKKHLHEVKEVLKKLQIAPGNKFVLKEIKGNIRAYFNPIKINNPYLIKKSQTILLLDDALSSGTTLFYAQKLIKDINPNANIEAICFLSSLH; encoded by the coding sequence ATGGGAATAGATTTAAATAAAAGACAAGTAATATACAACAGTAATCATCAAAAAAGAGTAGATACAAGTATTCATGTAAAAAGTAACTGGAAAAGAAAAAATACTGTACTTACAGCAGCATTATTAAAAAGAAGAAGAACAAAAGATAATTTAGATGGTAATCCATTAATATATGCTTTAAAAAATATAAATGGATATACAATTGATAAAAAAAATCTTTCTCCTATAATAAAGAGTGCTTTAAAAAATTTAAATACTGCTCTTAATCAAAAAGAATATGATTTAATAGTTTGTATACCATCAAGTGGCTTTATAGTCAAAAAACTTGGTCAAAGTGTAAAAAAAAGAATTCCCCAAACTAAAATTTCAAATTATGTTCTTCAAAAATGTACAAATAAAGATATTATACAATCAATAAATTTATCTTTGATAAGCAATAAAAAACATCTACATGAAGTAAAAGAAGTTTTAAAGAAATTACAAATAGCACCTGGGAATAAATTTGTCTTAAAAGAAATAAAAGGAAATATCAGAGCTTACTTTAATCCAATTAAAATAAATAATCCTTACTTGATTAAAAAGTCTCAAACTATACTACTCTTAGATGATGCACTCTCTTCTGGAACAACTTTATTTTATGCTCAAAAACTTATAAAAGATATTAATCCAAATGCAAATATTGAAGCAATATGTTTTTTAAGTTCATTACATTAA
- a CDS encoding methyl-accepting chemotaxis protein yields MLNNFSTGKKLMSFSVLFILNIIIAGLLYNYYNSKVNHAVKEEVATGVFVQDILKGRIAVYQFLRSPNENTADEVREKFSTLNKNVKAFKNTLQIKEDIKLADKIIDLSSKYITLFDLFANERISEFANGVKDESKSVYESIKTMANVGSVLESELVKINENAKIFKDNAQSSLNTALIILVVLSLIIFISFSSLIASSIVRKLEDFKEGLLSFFAFINRETHEVKALNAIGKDEFAQMAKVINENISKINEGLKKDNKAVSDALDVVEEIKKGHLDVQLTTEASNPQLVQLRDALNMMLLNFKSNMDSVSILLKEFSNYKFVNKVPTKDVEGYMLEFINNVNFLTDEISGLLKNSLTIGVTLDKASDNLISNVDILNRSSNEAAASLEETAAALEEITSTIINSSENIAKMSSNADYLIQSAKTGQTLATKTTVAMDEINTQVNSIEEAITVIDQIAFQTNILSLNAAVEAATAGEAGKGFAVVAQEVRNLAGRSAEAAKEIKELVENATQKANEGKNISGEMIQGYDKLLENIESSNKMIQEIANASKEQETGITQINDAVTHLDQQTQQNASIATQTHEIAEQTDRIAKEIVSDANSKEFLGKESVKVREVKKEEKSYKPSTPKQEFKEVKKEKQESKVFTAKQDSDDEWESF; encoded by the coding sequence ATGTTAAATAATTTTAGCACAGGTAAGAAGTTGATGTCTTTTTCTGTATTATTTATATTGAATATAATTATTGCAGGCTTACTATATAACTACTATAATTCAAAAGTAAATCATGCAGTAAAAGAAGAAGTTGCAACGGGTGTTTTTGTACAAGATATATTAAAAGGAAGAATTGCAGTTTATCAGTTTTTAAGAAGTCCTAATGAAAATACTGCAGATGAAGTTAGAGAAAAATTCTCAACTTTAAATAAAAATGTAAAAGCATTTAAAAATACTCTTCAAATTAAAGAAGATATAAAACTTGCTGACAAAATAATTGATTTATCTAGTAAGTACATAACCTTATTTGATTTATTTGCAAATGAAAGAATAAGTGAGTTTGCAAATGGTGTAAAAGATGAGTCAAAAAGTGTATATGAAAGTATAAAAACTATGGCAAATGTTGGTTCAGTTCTTGAATCTGAATTAGTAAAAATTAATGAAAATGCAAAAATATTTAAAGATAATGCACAAAGTTCTTTAAATACTGCGTTAATTATTCTTGTCGTTTTATCTTTAATTATATTTATTAGTTTCTCTTCTTTAATAGCTTCTTCTATTGTTAGAAAACTTGAAGACTTTAAAGAAGGATTATTATCATTCTTTGCTTTTATAAATAGAGAAACTCATGAAGTTAAAGCTTTAAATGCTATTGGCAAAGATGAATTTGCCCAAATGGCAAAAGTAATAAATGAGAATATCTCAAAAATAAATGAAGGGTTGAAAAAAGATAATAAAGCAGTAAGTGATGCACTAGATGTAGTAGAAGAGATAAAAAAAGGACATCTAGATGTACAACTGACAACTGAAGCTAGTAATCCACAACTTGTACAATTAAGAGATGCATTAAATATGATGCTTCTAAACTTCAAGTCAAATATGGATAGCGTTTCAATACTTCTAAAAGAGTTTAGTAACTATAAATTTGTAAATAAAGTGCCAACTAAAGATGTTGAAGGGTATATGCTTGAATTTATAAATAATGTAAACTTCTTAACTGATGAGATTTCGGGACTTTTAAAAAATTCATTGACAATTGGTGTTACTTTAGATAAAGCATCTGATAATCTTATTTCAAATGTAGATATTTTAAATAGAAGCTCAAATGAAGCGGCAGCAAGTCTAGAAGAGACAGCAGCAGCACTGGAAGAGATTACTAGTACAATTATAAATAGTTCTGAAAATATAGCAAAAATGAGTAGTAACGCAGATTACCTAATCCAATCAGCAAAAACAGGACAAACACTTGCAACTAAAACAACAGTTGCAATGGATGAAATAAATACTCAAGTAAACTCTATTGAAGAAGCAATTACCGTGATTGACCAAATAGCATTCCAAACAAATATTTTATCACTAAATGCAGCAGTAGAAGCAGCAACAGCAGGAGAAGCAGGAAAAGGATTTGCAGTTGTAGCACAAGAAGTAAGAAATCTTGCAGGAAGAAGTGCAGAAGCAGCAAAAGAGATAAAAGAACTTGTAGAAAATGCAACACAAAAAGCAAATGAAGGTAAAAATATAAGTGGTGAGATGATACAAGGGTATGATAAACTATTGGAAAATATAGAAAGCTCAAATAAAATGATACAAGAGATAGCAAACGCAAGTAAAGAGCAAGAGACAGGAATCACGCAAATCAATGATGCAGTAACACACTTAGACCAACAAACACAACAAAATGCATCAATAGCAACACAAACACATGAGATAGCAGAACAAACAGATAGAATAGCAAAAGAGATTGTATCTGATGCTAACTCTAAAGAGTTCTTGGGAAAAGAGAGTGTAAAAGTAAGAGAAGTAAAAAAAGAAGAGAAATCTTATAAACCTTCTACACCAAAACAAGAATTTAAAGAAGTAAAAAAAGAAAAACAAGAGAGTAAAGTCTTCACTGCAAAACAGGATAGTGATGATGAGTGGGAAAGTTTTTAA
- a CDS encoding SHOCT domain-containing protein, translating into MTLKDVEKKHGVFVDHISVRIGKYIQLFIFLAIFVGVIRFFNTQKLGLVITGNYELDNLILFLALFIPGLWYEWRVRNYRKKNNVSIYDNVAKEIYEKYYSTSNNFDKKHDLNYWYDLKEKGAITPEEYENKKREFLNV; encoded by the coding sequence ATGACTTTAAAAGATGTAGAAAAAAAACATGGCGTTTTTGTAGATCATATTTCGGTGAGAATTGGTAAATATATTCAATTGTTCATATTTTTAGCGATATTTGTAGGAGTGATAAGATTTTTTAATACTCAAAAATTAGGTTTAGTCATTACTGGAAATTATGAGCTTGACAATTTAATTTTATTTTTAGCTCTTTTTATTCCTGGATTGTGGTATGAATGGCGAGTTAGAAATTATAGAAAGAAGAATAATGTATCTATTTATGATAATGTGGCTAAAGAAATATATGAAAAATATTATAGTACTTCAAATAATTTTGATAAAAAGCATGATTTGAATTATTGGTATGATCTGAAAGAGAAAGGTGCAATTACTCCAGAAGAGTATGAAAATAAAAAAAGAGAGTTTCTTAATGTTTAA
- a CDS encoding metallophosphoesterase family protein: MKIDILSDLHIDFYFNPKEKIEDQQIKKLYDPIIKKDNREIGDVLIVAGDIGHYNHQNIKVLKYFKEHYYKHIICILGNHDYYLVGKDSKLQFKDSFARAEEMRLRINREENLYCLDGNIIEIEGIKFGGCDSWYNDGYLKRRFPNGDFPVKSTNQMWHNCMNDSNFLFGIENYNDIFEIEKPKIEAVYQNCDVMITHINPSCKDENMSERYQNNQTNTFFTFEGEKYLKNGSMKYWIFGHTHEELEYKEHNVKCICNPFGYPSESGFGVWVNIRQIEV; this comes from the coding sequence ATGAAAATAGATATATTAAGTGATTTACATATAGATTTTTATTTTAATCCTAAAGAAAAAATAGAAGATCAACAAATAAAAAAACTATATGATCCTATTATTAAAAAAGATAATAGAGAAATTGGTGATGTCCTTATTGTTGCAGGAGATATAGGACATTATAATCATCAAAATATAAAAGTATTAAAATACTTTAAAGAACACTATTATAAGCATATAATCTGTATTCTTGGAAATCATGATTATTATTTAGTTGGTAAAGATTCAAAGCTTCAATTTAAAGATTCATTTGCAAGAGCTGAAGAAATGAGATTAAGAATTAATAGAGAAGAAAATCTATATTGTCTTGATGGAAATATAATAGAAATAGAGGGAATTAAATTTGGGGGTTGTGATTCTTGGTATAACGATGGTTATTTAAAAAGAAGATTTCCAAATGGAGATTTTCCAGTTAAATCAACTAATCAAATGTGGCATAACTGTATGAATGATTCTAACTTTTTATTTGGTATAGAAAATTATAATGATATATTTGAAATTGAGAAACCTAAAATTGAAGCAGTTTATCAAAATTGTGATGTAATGATAACTCATATAAATCCATCATGTAAAGATGAAAATATGAGTGAAAGATATCAAAATAATCAAACAAATACATTCTTTACTTTTGAGGGAGAAAAATATTTAAAAAATGGTTCTATGAAATATTGGATATTTGGACATACTCATGAAGAGCTTGAGTATAAAGAACATAATGTTAAATGTATTTGTAATCCATTTGGATACCCTAGTGAAAGTGGATTTGGTGTATGGGTTAATATTAGACAAATAGAGGTTTAA
- a CDS encoding LPD7 domain-containing protein, producing the protein MSWNLESHILDHAAIVSNNLPDTFNLSDDKNVHFTFSIDKSQLIINHNCKDQKDIDKVMKLFFKDLINYEYHFEESQGKNRPKRKMSLDLSQVLTAYHNTDSDSINSKNYEVEPHFHLLSSAKLKNKYGKSTKLGIGYLNLRRMISEVAAKHNLVFNFDENVNTEKDKILKQKATKFTWFTKRVDDNYFKASIVNGTVNKYIEDFISQYKKTENIQYYIKGMTDFQQRLIRQNLDFHYEGKNLRTEHFPLYLNQEQIKYLDIINTGDEELIKPLIKDRSNKLIRAYIEYNYRFNNPIIRELEKRGNIFKKLDFDFNDTKVEIEKKVDKKDKYKLSLNYHVSTDVNEVLKLCKNDKNFLELMSELGYENVKFKARTINGKRSRVGFTFEKDNEKYTIYFNKLNLTYQDFTKAYKYNSNRDVFKDRINFYSYEPKINFYVPLKKKTYQDKVFYQIYKIVPDINLENYYIKKIEQGYIEIINKRKNIHVTDQGNQIKSNKNNQNLVENVKLMLEVAKAKGWDLNNLHIRGTEQFINEVKRQVAKENEKQSLNINDKDAAKDLRELIKSESKKQNEDYDL; encoded by the coding sequence GTGAGTTGGAATCTTGAGAGCCATATTTTAGATCATGCAGCTATTGTAAGTAATAACTTACCTGATACATTTAATTTATCAGATGATAAAAATGTACATTTTACTTTTTCAATTGATAAAAGCCAACTAATCATAAATCACAATTGTAAAGATCAAAAAGATATAGATAAGGTCATGAAATTATTTTTTAAAGATTTAATTAATTATGAATATCACTTTGAAGAATCGCAAGGTAAAAATAGACCTAAAAGAAAAATGAGTTTAGATTTATCACAAGTATTAACTGCTTATCACAATACAGATAGTGATTCAATCAATTCAAAAAACTATGAAGTAGAACCTCATTTTCATTTATTATCATCTGCAAAATTGAAAAATAAATATGGGAAAAGTACAAAACTTGGAATAGGATATTTAAATTTAAGAAGAATGATTAGTGAAGTTGCAGCTAAGCATAACCTAGTATTTAATTTTGATGAAAATGTAAATACTGAAAAAGATAAAATTTTAAAACAAAAGGCTACTAAATTTACTTGGTTTACAAAAAGAGTTGATGATAATTATTTTAAAGCTTCAATTGTAAATGGAACAGTTAATAAATATATTGAAGATTTTATTTCTCAATATAAAAAAACTGAAAATATTCAATATTACATAAAAGGTATGACAGATTTTCAACAAAGACTTATAAGACAAAATCTTGATTTTCACTATGAAGGTAAAAATTTAAGAACTGAACATTTTCCACTGTATTTAAACCAGGAACAAATTAAATACTTAGATATCATAAATACTGGAGATGAGGAGTTAATAAAACCACTAATAAAAGATAGATCTAATAAATTAATTAGAGCATATATTGAATATAACTATCGATTTAATAATCCTATTATAAGAGAGCTTGAAAAAAGAGGAAATATATTTAAAAAACTAGATTTTGATTTTAATGATACAAAAGTTGAAATTGAAAAAAAGGTTGATAAAAAAGATAAATATAAATTAAGTTTAAACTATCATGTTTCAACTGATGTTAATGAAGTTCTAAAATTATGTAAGAATGATAAAAACTTTTTAGAACTAATGAGTGAGTTAGGTTATGAAAATGTTAAATTTAAAGCAAGAACTATAAATGGTAAAAGATCAAGAGTAGGTTTTACTTTTGAAAAAGACAATGAAAAATATACTATATATTTTAACAAACTTAATTTAACCTATCAAGATTTTACGAAAGCTTATAAATATAATAGCAATAGAGATGTATTTAAAGATAGAATAAATTTTTATAGTTATGAGCCTAAAATAAATTTTTATGTACCATTAAAAAAGAAAACTTATCAAGATAAAGTATTCTATCAGATTTATAAGATTGTTCCTGATATTAATTTAGAAAACTACTATATTAAAAAGATTGAACAAGGGTATATTGAAATCATCAATAAAAGAAAAAATATCCATGTTACTGATCAAGGTAATCAAATTAAATCAAATAAAAACAATCAGAATTTAGTTGAAAATGTCAAATTAATGTTAGAGGTGGCCAAAGCAAAAGGATGGGACTTAAATAATCTTCATATTAGAGGTACTGAACAATTTATAAATGAAGTAAAAAGACAAGTGGCTAAAGAAAATGAAAAACAATCATTAAATATTAATGATAAGGATGCTGCTAAAGATTTAAGAGAGTTGATTAAATCTGAAAGTAAAAAGCAAAATGAAGATTATGATTTGTAG
- a CDS encoding peptidase M42, whose protein sequence is MDDFYDILKQLVRIPSVVGAEHSFFMFLKRELEDIGIKVEYYDGLLVAKGENPTSGYISAHADRHGLICTGEGEFQYAAFITKNKADLKGNSNSEQLLQNFETRFINQKVQAYEPFSGNYLGLGVIKDAFLCNRRKNIIFKVDGLDYLFPGTPIAFMDKLKIYDDKISAQIDNVLSVAMIIYLYQLGYKGTAFFTAAEEAGKSWRFLLKYFKRFDINTNELLVLDTSPYKNVEDINRLDVVLRNRDENAFFRSPLKAKIKKIVLKNKIKYHYKDAHIKNIMKQQNTKVSLGVTELGRIIKESKNTIQGTTLQVPTIGYHTVEETTTIKSIKAMIEILSSLYLK, encoded by the coding sequence ATGGATGATTTCTATGATATATTAAAACAGCTTGTAAGAATACCAAGTGTTGTTGGAGCTGAACACTCTTTTTTTATGTTTTTGAAAAGAGAACTTGAAGATATTGGTATAAAAGTAGAATATTATGATGGACTACTTGTAGCAAAAGGAGAAAATCCAACAAGTGGATATATATCTGCTCATGCAGATAGGCATGGTCTTATTTGTACAGGTGAAGGTGAATTTCAATATGCAGCTTTTATCACTAAAAATAAAGCTGACTTAAAAGGTAACTCAAATTCTGAACAACTGCTACAAAACTTTGAGACAAGATTTATAAATCAAAAAGTTCAAGCTTATGAGCCATTTAGTGGAAACTACCTTGGTCTTGGTGTAATTAAAGATGCTTTTTTATGTAATAGAAGAAAAAATATTATCTTTAAAGTAGATGGATTAGACTATCTTTTTCCTGGAACTCCTATTGCTTTTATGGACAAACTAAAAATATATGATGATAAAATTTCTGCACAAATAGACAATGTATTAAGTGTAGCGATGATTATTTATCTATATCAGTTAGGTTATAAAGGTACTGCATTTTTTACAGCAGCAGAAGAAGCTGGAAAAAGTTGGAGATTTTTGCTTAAATACTTTAAAAGATTTGATATTAATACAAATGAACTTTTAGTTTTAGATACAAGTCCATATAAAAATGTAGAAGATATCAATAGACTTGATGTAGTTTTAAGAAATAGAGATGAAAATGCTTTTTTCCGTTCTCCTTTAAAAGCAAAAATAAAAAAGATAGTTTTAAAAAATAAAATAAAATATCATTATAAAGATGCTCACATAAAAAATATAATGAAACAACAAAATACAAAAGTATCACTTGGTGTTACAGAACTTGGAAGAATTATAAAAGAGAGTAAAAATACAATTCAAGGAACAACCCTACAAGTACCAACTATTGGCTATCATACAGTAGAAGAGACAACTACAATAAAATCTATAAAAGCAATGATTGAGATATTAAGTAGTCTATATTTAAAATAA
- a CDS encoding zeta toxin family protein: MSEKDLINYAKTLLNNTLTLDEKTITELAYKEIKFKKVLLEDVFLRNKNKDKKAFFIFGGYGSGKKEFASALNELYQIDFIEHTEIKKYCKYYNGINSHLFEKASLEGVNILMNTVLNKSYSFILDDKFFEFIDSALEKNYEIEINFVYRPLNIVIKSTEILENTIYSEFISSINAVNKIKEKYSNVRLNFYDLHNDLVFKDINSLDKVMQNDIKFAKDFLLKNCDLAFRKLQEVINTDYPIKKIKLSDTMKKNLDKLGIKYND; this comes from the coding sequence ATGAGTGAAAAAGATTTAATCAACTATGCAAAAACCTTATTAAACAATACTCTTACACTTGATGAAAAAACTATAACTGAACTTGCATATAAAGAAATAAAATTTAAGAAAGTACTTTTAGAAGATGTCTTTCTTAGAAACAAAAATAAAGACAAGAAGGCATTTTTTATATTTGGTGGATATGGTTCAGGTAAAAAAGAGTTTGCAAGTGCATTAAATGAACTTTATCAAATTGATTTTATAGAGCATACAGAAATAAAAAAGTATTGCAAATACTATAATGGTATAAATTCACATTTATTTGAAAAAGCAAGTTTAGAAGGTGTTAATATTCTTATGAATACTGTTTTAAATAAAAGTTACTCTTTTATTTTAGATGATAAATTTTTTGAGTTTATAGATAGTGCTTTAGAAAAGAATTATGAGATTGAAATAAATTTTGTATATAGACCTTTAAATATCGTAATAAAAAGTACAGAAATCCTTGAAAATACTATTTATAGTGAGTTCATAAGCTCTATAAATGCTGTAAATAAAATAAAAGAAAAATACTCAAATGTAAGATTGAATTTTTATGATCTTCATAATGATTTAGTTTTTAAAGATATTAACAGTTTAGATAAAGTTATGCAAAATGATATTAAATTTGCAAAAGATTTTTTATTAAAAAATTGTGATTTGGCTTTTAGAAAGCTGCAAGAGGTAATAAATACAGATTATCCAATTAAAAAAATAAAGTTATCTGATACTATGAAAAAGAACTTAGATAAGTTAGGAATAAAATACAATGATTAA
- a CDS encoding mechanosensitive ion channel family protein, protein MTLYNAASSTATSPSGQVQQANNVVKDSVSDDSSDSISTSSTHEIDYYDLGIILKLVQSKNFNNQDAKQVERVEDEIKKITKSINDEVFYPFNNTQYQNELRYLNSKININSKYDNNLAVSRDMLKLSILENRKNFADTINSIIDGKNSFKDKKYFVTLLKEQIKRLRKIDIKPFEKEYNQVISQNDPITTAFKDSFITLKSQLKAHSIIYNYLKTNMNEYRPSNFILDDLSLKYVIKKIDSNKYIKHISETLDYYFHISIGKIVILLIILFIFMIINKKILPFLTKLFNKKLSKKIKTLNISILDIIPDSFRMTMSLIVYLFSIQVSLLLLIEDANLINKLIPWFNTTYLALFSFMFYRILTNYINESSDKIFNQYPNMRKEMVDFILRIIKILILIFVILFLLVQLGFDIKAIIASLGIGGIAVALAAKDTLSNFFGSLNIITDNSFSQGDWIKAGNVEGTVVDIRMRTTRIRTFDNGMITIPNAELANLAILNWSKRVIGRRIKMTINITYDSKMSDIENLVVDIREMLQNHSEIATSKLHIDKKPYLLKKEDLIGIKNNLLVYIDEYSSSSVDILVYCFSRSPNWEDWLDTKQDVIVQISRLVEKNNCKFAFPTQTIYIEKE, encoded by the coding sequence ATGACCCTTTATAATGCAGCTTCAAGTACTGCAACAAGTCCTAGTGGTCAAGTACAACAAGCAAATAATGTTGTTAAAGATAGCGTATCAGATGACAGTAGTGATTCTATATCTACAAGCTCTACTCATGAAATTGATTATTATGATTTGGGAATTATTTTAAAACTTGTTCAAAGTAAAAATTTCAATAATCAAGATGCAAAACAAGTAGAAAGAGTAGAAGATGAAATCAAAAAAATCACAAAAAGTATAAATGATGAAGTTTTTTATCCATTTAATAACACACAATATCAAAATGAATTAAGATATCTAAACAGTAAAATAAATATTAATTCAAAATATGACAATAATCTAGCAGTATCAAGAGATATGCTAAAACTATCTATTTTAGAAAATAGAAAAAACTTTGCAGATACTATAAACTCTATAATTGATGGTAAAAACTCTTTTAAAGATAAAAAGTATTTTGTTACTTTATTAAAAGAGCAAATAAAAAGATTAAGAAAAATAGATATAAAACCATTTGAAAAAGAGTATAACCAAGTTATTAGTCAAAATGACCCGATAACAACTGCATTTAAAGACTCATTTATTACACTAAAAAGTCAGTTAAAAGCACACTCAATTATCTATAACTATTTAAAAACAAATATGAATGAATATAGACCAAGTAACTTTATACTTGATGATTTGAGTTTAAAATATGTAATCAAAAAAATAGACTCAAACAAATATATAAAACATATTTCTGAAACGCTAGATTACTATTTTCATATATCAATAGGTAAAATTGTTATTTTATTAATAATTTTATTTATCTTTATGATTATAAATAAAAAAATATTACCATTTTTGACAAAATTATTTAACAAAAAATTATCAAAAAAGATAAAAACATTAAATATTTCAATACTTGATATTATTCCTGATAGTTTTAGAATGACAATGTCATTAATCGTATATCTTTTTTCAATACAGGTTTCATTACTTTTATTAATAGAAGATGCAAATCTGATAAATAAACTTATTCCATGGTTTAATACTACATATTTAGCACTATTTAGTTTTATGTTTTATAGAATATTGACAAACTATATAAATGAATCATCAGATAAAATTTTCAACCAATATCCAAATATGAGAAAAGAGATGGTTGATTTTATTCTAAGAATTATAAAAATACTTATTCTAATATTTGTTATTTTATTTTTACTGGTACAACTAGGCTTTGATATAAAAGCAATTATTGCTTCACTAGGTATTGGGGGGATTGCTGTTGCACTTGCTGCAAAAGATACCTTATCTAACTTCTTTGGTTCTTTAAATATTATCACTGATAATTCATTTTCTCAAGGTGATTGGATAAAAGCTGGAAATGTAGAAGGAACAGTTGTAGATATTAGAATGAGAACTACAAGAATTAGAACTTTTGATAATGGTATGATTACTATTCCAAATGCAGAGTTAGCAAATCTTGCCATACTAAACTGGTCAAAAAGGGTTATAGGAAGAAGAATTAAAATGACTATAAATATCACATATGATAGTAAGATGAGTGATATTGAAAACCTTGTAGTTGATATTAGAGAGATGCTTCAAAACCATTCTGAAATAGCAACATCAAAACTACATATAGATAAAAAACCATATCTACTAAAAAAAGAGGATTTAATTGGTATAAAAAACAATTTACTAGTTTACATAGATGAGTATTCAAGTAGTTCTGTTGATATATTAGTTTATTGTTTTAGTAGAAGTCCTAACTGGGAAGATTGGTTAGATACAAAACAAGATGTAATTGTACAAATTTCAAGATTAGTAGAGAAAAATAATTGTAAATTTGCTTTCCCTACACAAACTATTTATATTGAAAAAGAGTAG
- a CDS encoding helix-turn-helix transcriptional regulator, whose protein sequence is MKEEKLLRLKDVKEFVPISTASIYSKMKELKFPSVYKFGGSAFWRWSEIQEYIEKGEDYVHQKLLKQKELEKVS, encoded by the coding sequence ATGAAAGAAGAAAAATTATTAAGACTTAAAGATGTAAAAGAATTTGTTCCTATATCAACAGCTTCAATTTATAGCAAAATGAAAGAATTGAAATTTCCATCGGTTTATAAATTTGGTGGTTCAGCATTTTGGAGATGGAGTGAAATTCAAGAATATATTGAAAAAGGAGAAGATTATGTACACCAAAAATTATTAAAACAAAAAGAATTAGAAAAAGTAAGTTAA
- a CDS encoding DUF2726 domain-containing protein, producing MNEIREEIYNLLASKNWNKLLDYEKKQRKIILADEQIKRIYEDYFLSEYLKYIESLNNKLDALVELRQLYGQFIQLYKQKVYSFKKKDFDKFIEIYLQILNEASDLKKAIMIAKQWDYLEVSKTIISKHEEEQSLIINHNNEERISVKSNKEKSKTSYSINLFKSNQEVEFFRAFVDVFPHYFTYPNVALSCLIDFDKIKDNLSKEEKVFFFNAVVDCVVFEQIDNNYIPKYFFELDSFYHDNEQQQLKDKKKDNIFSVAGLKLLRIRAKEDNILTRNDFMELIKNIIKEN from the coding sequence TTGAATGAAATTAGAGAAGAAATTTATAATTTATTAGCATCTAAAAACTGGAATAAATTGCTTGATTATGAAAAAAAACAAAGAAAAATTATATTAGCAGATGAACAAATAAAAAGAATTTATGAAGATTATTTTTTATCAGAGTATCTTAAATATATAGAAAGTTTAAATAATAAATTAGATGCATTAGTTGAATTACGCCAATTATATGGTCAATTTATTCAATTGTATAAGCAAAAAGTATATTCTTTTAAAAAGAAAGATTTTGATAAGTTTATTGAAATTTATTTACAAATATTAAATGAAGCATCTGATTTAAAAAAAGCAATAATGATAGCTAAACAATGGGATTATTTAGAAGTTTCAAAAACAATTATTAGTAAACATGAAGAGGAACAATCTTTAATTATAAATCATAATAACGAAGAACGAATAAGTGTAAAATCAAATAAAGAAAAAAGTAAAACAAGTTATTCAATTAATTTATTTAAAAGTAACCAAGAAGTTGAATTCTTTAGAGCATTTGTTGATGTATTTCCTCATTACTTCACTTACCCAAATGTTGCATTAAGTTGTTTAATTGATTTTGATAAAATAAAAGATAATTTATCAAAAGAAGAAAAAGTATTTTTCTTTAATGCTGTTGTAGATTGTGTTGTTTTTGAACAAATAGATAATAATTATATACCAAAATATTTTTTTGAATTAGATAGTTTTTATCATGATAATGAGCAACAACAATTAAAAGATAAAAAGAAAGATAACATATTCTCTGTTGCTGGATTAAAGCTTTTAAGAATTAGAGCAAAAGAAGATAATATTTTAACAAGAAATGATTTTATGGAATTAATTAAAAATATCATAAAAGAAAATTAA